From a single Raphanus sativus cultivar WK10039 chromosome 3, ASM80110v3, whole genome shotgun sequence genomic region:
- the LOC130509612 gene encoding NDR1/HIN1-like protein 3, with amino-acid sequence MQQNPTSRPSSGYPNPNTPEQSNANPYQNHNPPCAPHHHNPRTILIRRLFIVSMVFLLILGLILVLYFGLVSPQLPYAYINSLSLSNFNISNNHLTGNWDLQLRFQNPNSKMSLCYNAVFCTLYYNRVSLSETRLQPLDQGKKDETPINATLSVSGSYVEARLADSIGKERAVKGSVEFDFRLTSSVTFRYGVYRRRRYVTVYCYDVLVGVPANSSSGKMVGSAKRCKSF; translated from the coding sequence ATGCAGCAAAACCCGACTTCTAGACCCTCCAGTGGGTATCCAAACCCGAATACACCTGAACAGTCCAACGCCAACCCGTACCAAAACCACAACCCTCCCTGCGCGCCGCATCATCACAATCCACGCACCATCCTAATCCGCCGCCTCTTCATCGTCTCAATGGTCTTTCTCCTCATCTTAGGACTCATCCTCGTCCTCTACTTCGGCCTCGTCAGTCCCCAATTACCATACGCTTACATCaactctctctccctctctaaTTTCAACATCTCCAACAATCATCTCACCGGAAATTGGGACCTCCAGCTTAGATTCCAAAACCCTAACTCCAAGATGTCGCTTTGCTACAACGCTGTCTTCTGCACTCTTTATTACAACAGAGTTTCTCTGTCGGAAACGAGACTACAGCCGTTGGATCAAGGGAAGAAAGATGAGACTCCGATTAACGCTACGCTCTCTGTCTCCGGGAGTTACGTTGAAGCTCGACTGGCTGATTCGATAGGGAAAGAGAGGGCGGTGAAAGGAAGCGTAGAGTTCGATTTCAGGTTGACTTCTTCGGTTACTTTCAGGTATGGAGTGTATCGGCGGAGGAGGTACGTTACGGTTTACTGCTATGATGTGTTGGTTGGTGTTCCAGCTAATAGTAGCTCAGGGAAGATGGTTGGTTCCGCTAAGAGATgcaaatctttttga